A DNA window from Halomicrobium mukohataei DSM 12286 contains the following coding sequences:
- a CDS encoding DUF7519 family protein: MALFGPRLDRPSALGDEGRPRATSLTIASVLVFGLFVVATTCPWNYGLRFDGLVPSLIVPACARLGRLTLAFGTVTGLLTAGLALLTRERFVSLFVGQICFLPAGAALLAGLTALLVTSPAYGVFFGGFAVALVALGSTWTDTTSASAVRPALFQEGLTYLSMVGWGIVVLVLGGAALLVRAVVGPAGSGSDPTAALSTFLVVVFVGVLSVRLGLRWLPIRQLTPRKRRGAVDRRLGQLRRATTVVLIGTLVAVLCVLPAWFLGWFDAVYALFPPARLLFPVLATPIPVVAVLGVGVVTLALGVGALALRRLTRPVDTTANRLLAPVAAGLVLVLGFLPFALSLIPVPGGAPPIVLVAFLVLGPIALYLLGWTLVAAQYLSLVPERAGGPALAAGGMVLATIGAALTGVPTPLVLATAVVAMVVWDVSSFGLGVTAELGHLPETRRLELFHAVVAVALGAAAVLSLSLLDVVRTSLAGEVAATVAAALAVFGVLVLLTPLRGYVAGEGRD, translated from the coding sequence ATGGCGCTGTTCGGTCCCCGTCTCGATCGGCCGAGCGCCCTCGGCGACGAGGGGCGGCCGCGGGCGACGAGTCTGACGATCGCGTCCGTGCTGGTCTTCGGGCTGTTCGTCGTCGCGACGACCTGTCCGTGGAACTACGGCCTCCGGTTCGACGGGCTGGTCCCGTCGCTGATCGTCCCCGCCTGCGCCCGGCTGGGTCGGCTGACACTCGCTTTCGGCACCGTCACCGGGCTACTGACCGCCGGACTCGCGCTGCTGACCCGCGAGCGGTTCGTGTCGCTGTTCGTCGGGCAGATCTGCTTCCTGCCGGCCGGTGCGGCGCTGTTGGCCGGTCTCACGGCGCTGCTGGTCACCAGCCCGGCCTACGGCGTCTTCTTCGGCGGCTTCGCCGTGGCACTGGTCGCGCTCGGGAGCACGTGGACGGACACGACCAGTGCGTCGGCCGTCCGCCCGGCGCTGTTCCAGGAGGGGCTGACCTACCTCTCGATGGTCGGCTGGGGGATCGTCGTGCTCGTGCTCGGCGGAGCCGCCCTGCTCGTTCGCGCTGTGGTCGGTCCGGCCGGGAGCGGCTCGGATCCGACCGCGGCGCTCTCGACGTTCCTCGTCGTCGTCTTCGTCGGCGTCCTCTCCGTCCGACTGGGGCTGCGCTGGCTGCCGATCCGACAGCTCACGCCCCGAAAGCGCCGTGGAGCCGTCGACAGACGACTCGGACAGCTCAGACGCGCCACGACCGTGGTCCTGATCGGCACCCTCGTCGCCGTGCTCTGTGTTCTCCCCGCCTGGTTCCTGGGGTGGTTCGACGCGGTGTACGCGCTCTTCCCGCCAGCCCGACTGCTCTTTCCCGTGCTCGCGACGCCGATCCCGGTCGTCGCCGTCCTCGGCGTCGGCGTGGTGACGCTCGCGCTCGGAGTGGGCGCGCTCGCGCTGCGCCGGCTGACCCGCCCGGTCGACACGACGGCGAACCGCTTGCTTGCGCCTGTCGCGGCGGGGCTGGTGCTCGTGCTCGGATTCCTCCCTTTCGCCCTGTCGCTGATCCCGGTGCCCGGCGGCGCACCGCCCATCGTCCTCGTGGCGTTCCTGGTGCTTGGCCCGATCGCGCTCTACCTGCTTGGCTGGACGCTCGTCGCCGCGCAGTACCTCTCCCTGGTCCCCGAGCGCGCTGGCGGCCCGGCGCTCGCGGCCGGCGGGATGGTCCTCGCCACGATCGGCGCGGCCCTCACCGGGGTGCCGACGCCGCTCGTCCTCGCGACGGCCGTGGTCGCGATGGTCGTCTGGGACGTGTCCTCGTTCGGGCTGGGTGTCACCGCCGAACTGGGCCACCTCCCCGAGACGAGACGGCTGGAGCTGTTCCACGCCGTCGTCGCGGTCGCTCTCGGCGCGGCCGCGGTGCTCTCGCTGAGCCTGCTCGACGTGGTGCGTACGTCGCTGGCCGGCGAGGTCGCGGCGACCGTCGCGGCCGCGCTGGCCGTCTTCGGCGTCCTGGTGTTACTGACGCCGCTGCGGGGATACGTCGCCGGGGAAGGGAGAGATTGA
- a CDS encoding DUF420 domain-containing protein has product MERLVRERTEVLTALLTIVSLALVFGAVLRVGPATALPAAPDAVLAAIPHANAAISATAIGTIVVGVRAVKRGDVRRHKRLMATTFALFVGFLALYLYRVSLLGPTGFPESAPAWVETYVYFPVLAVHILLAIVCIPLVYYALLLAYSYPVAELPDTPHPRVGRAAAGLWLISFALGIVVYVLLYWLF; this is encoded by the coding sequence ATGGAACGACTGGTCCGAGAGCGTACCGAGGTCCTGACGGCTCTCCTCACGATCGTCTCGCTCGCGCTCGTCTTCGGTGCCGTCTTGCGGGTGGGTCCCGCGACGGCGCTGCCCGCAGCGCCCGACGCCGTCCTGGCAGCGATTCCCCACGCCAACGCGGCGATCAGCGCGACCGCGATCGGGACGATCGTCGTCGGCGTCCGTGCGGTCAAGCGTGGCGACGTTCGACGCCACAAGCGGCTGATGGCGACGACGTTCGCGCTGTTCGTCGGCTTTCTCGCCCTCTATCTGTACCGCGTCTCGCTGCTCGGCCCGACCGGTTTCCCCGAGAGCGCGCCGGCCTGGGTCGAGACGTACGTCTACTTCCCGGTACTGGCCGTCCACATTCTGCTCGCGATCGTCTGCATCCCACTGGTGTACTACGCGCTCTTGCTGGCGTACAGCTATCCCGTCGCAGAGCTACCGGACACGCCACACCCGCGCGTCGGTAGGGCTGCCGCCGGACTGTGGCTGATCTCCTTCGCTCTCGGCATCGTCGTCTACGTACTGCTGTACTGGCTGTTCTGA
- the purF gene encoding amidophosphoribosyltransferase, with protein sequence MHEKCGVVGIALQDRDAARPLYYSLYALQHRGQESAGIVTHDGFQQHSHVEMGLVGDVFDPDDLASLNGSNGIGHVRYPTAGSVDSCCAQPFSVSFKSGSLGLSHNGNLVNADEIRDELANFGHAFTSDGDTEVIAHDLARNLLEADLVRAVKRTMSRIHGSYALTISHDDTVMGVRDPEGNRPLCIGKLDDGYVLTSESAAIDTLDGELIRDVKPGELVVLHDDGTGFDSYQLVEQENTAHCFFEHVYFARPDSTIDDNLVYEVRRELGRKLWDESGVDSDVVLPVPDSGRAFASGYAEAAQESGADIEFAEGLMKNRYVGRTFIMPTQDERERAVRLKLNPIKSTIEGKTVTIIDDSIVRGTTSTQLIELLKDAGAEEVHVRIGAPAIISPCYMGIDMATRDELIAADRSIEEIRDKIQADSLSYLSVEAIAQSLDKGQDELCLGCVTGEYPYDIEGEETDRDVDRPVIGDQTMEADD encoded by the coding sequence ATGCACGAAAAGTGCGGCGTCGTCGGCATCGCACTCCAAGACCGTGACGCCGCCCGCCCGCTTTACTACTCTCTCTACGCTCTCCAGCACCGCGGCCAGGAGTCGGCCGGCATCGTCACCCACGACGGCTTCCAGCAACACAGCCACGTCGAGATGGGGCTGGTCGGCGACGTGTTCGACCCCGACGATCTGGCGTCGCTGAACGGCTCGAACGGGATCGGGCACGTTCGCTATCCGACGGCCGGCAGCGTCGATTCGTGCTGTGCACAGCCCTTTTCGGTCTCGTTCAAGTCGGGTTCGCTGGGACTGTCCCACAACGGGAACCTCGTCAACGCCGACGAGATTCGCGACGAGCTCGCGAACTTCGGCCACGCTTTCACGAGCGACGGAGACACGGAGGTCATCGCCCACGATCTGGCGCGAAATCTCCTCGAAGCCGACCTCGTCCGCGCGGTCAAGCGGACGATGTCCCGGATCCACGGCTCCTACGCCCTGACGATCTCTCACGACGACACCGTCATGGGCGTTCGTGACCCGGAGGGCAACCGACCGCTGTGCATCGGCAAGCTCGACGACGGCTACGTCCTCACCTCTGAGTCGGCCGCCATCGACACGCTCGACGGCGAGCTGATCAGAGACGTCAAGCCCGGCGAGCTGGTCGTGCTCCACGACGACGGCACCGGCTTCGACAGCTACCAGCTGGTCGAACAGGAGAACACGGCCCACTGCTTCTTCGAACACGTCTACTTCGCGCGCCCCGACTCGACCATCGACGACAATCTGGTCTACGAGGTACGGCGCGAACTGGGCCGGAAGCTCTGGGACGAATCCGGCGTCGACAGCGACGTCGTCCTCCCGGTGCCCGACTCCGGGCGCGCCTTCGCCTCCGGCTACGCCGAGGCAGCCCAGGAGAGCGGTGCAGACATCGAGTTCGCCGAGGGCCTGATGAAAAACCGGTACGTCGGCCGGACGTTCATCATGCCGACTCAGGACGAGCGCGAGCGGGCAGTGCGGCTCAAGCTGAACCCGATCAAGTCGACGATCGAGGGCAAGACCGTCACCATCATCGACGACTCGATCGTCCGCGGGACGACCTCGACGCAGCTGATCGAGCTGCTGAAAGACGCAGGCGCGGAGGAAGTCCACGTCCGCATCGGTGCCCCGGCGATCATCTCGCCGTGTTACATGGGCATCGACATGGCGACCCGCGACGAGCTGATCGCGGCCGACCGGTCCATCGAAGAGATCCGCGACAAGATCCAGGCCGACTCGCTGTCGTATCTCTCGGTCGAGGCCATCGCACAGAGCCTCGACAAGGGTCAAGACGAGCTGTGTCTTGGCTGTGTCACCGGCGAGTACCCCTACGACATCGAGGGCGAGGAGACCGACCGCGACGTCGACCGGCCCGTCATCGGCGACCAGACGATGGAAGCCGACGACTGA
- a CDS encoding M20/M25/M40 family metallo-hydrolase: MDEDRRKFLDELLSTATPSGYETAGQRVWIDYVESYADEVRVDDYGNAVAVLKGSGDAEVALAGHGDEIGFIVRDVTDDGFLRIDRIGGSDSTVSRGQHVTVHTDNDPIDGVVGQTAIHLRNGEDDDVPGINEQHVDIGAEDGDEAEELVSRGDPITFEQTISELQNGYLSARGMDNRIGIWAAAEGLRRAAETGTDATVYAVSTVQEEVGVQGAKMVGFDLDPDAAIAVDVTHATDQPDSPGKRSSGVALGDGPVIARGSANHPALVDAVRDTAESEDIDVQLQATGNRTGTDADAFYTSRGGIPSLNVGLPNRYMHTPVEVIDPADLEAVADLLAGFAAQADALAPFSVDL, encoded by the coding sequence ATGGACGAGGACCGACGCAAGTTTCTCGACGAACTGCTCTCGACCGCGACGCCCTCGGGCTACGAGACGGCGGGCCAGCGAGTCTGGATCGACTACGTGGAATCGTACGCCGACGAGGTGAGAGTCGACGACTACGGCAACGCCGTCGCGGTACTGAAGGGAAGCGGTGACGCCGAGGTCGCGCTGGCGGGCCACGGCGACGAGATCGGCTTCATCGTCCGGGACGTGACCGACGACGGCTTCCTGCGGATCGACCGTATCGGCGGCTCGGACAGCACCGTCTCGCGGGGCCAGCACGTCACCGTCCACACCGACAACGACCCGATCGACGGCGTCGTCGGACAGACGGCGATCCACCTGCGAAACGGCGAGGACGACGACGTTCCCGGGATCAACGAACAACACGTCGACATCGGGGCCGAGGACGGCGACGAGGCCGAGGAACTGGTCTCGCGTGGCGACCCGATCACCTTCGAGCAGACGATCAGCGAACTGCAGAACGGCTACCTCTCGGCCCGCGGGATGGACAACCGAATCGGCATCTGGGCCGCCGCGGAGGGACTCCGACGGGCCGCGGAGACCGGAACCGACGCGACGGTCTACGCCGTCTCGACGGTCCAGGAGGAAGTGGGCGTCCAGGGCGCGAAGATGGTCGGCTTCGACCTCGATCCGGACGCCGCGATCGCCGTGGACGTGACCCACGCGACCGATCAGCCGGACTCGCCGGGCAAGCGCTCCAGCGGCGTCGCGCTCGGGGATGGCCCGGTGATCGCCCGCGGCAGCGCGAACCACCCCGCGCTGGTCGATGCGGTCAGAGACACCGCCGAGAGCGAGGACATCGACGTGCAGTTGCAGGCGACTGGCAACCGAACCGGCACCGACGCCGACGCCTTCTACACGTCGCGTGGCGGGATCCCGTCGCTCAACGTCGGTCTCCCCAACCGCTACATGCACACCCCCGTCGAGGTGATCGACCCGGCAGACCTCGAAGCCGTGGCAGACCTCCTGGCCGGCTTCGCGGCCCAGGCCGACGCGCTCGCACCGTTCAGCGTCGACCTGTGA
- a CDS encoding 50S ribosomal protein L37e — translation MTGAGTPSQGKKNTTTHTKCRRCGEKSYHTKKKVCSACGFGNSAKRRDYEWQSKSGE, via the coding sequence ATGACTGGTGCAGGAACTCCGAGCCAGGGTAAGAAAAACACCACGACGCACACGAAGTGTCGTCGGTGCGGCGAAAAGTCCTATCATACAAAGAAGAAAGTCTGTTCGGCGTGTGGCTTCGGTAACTCGGCCAAACGCCGCGACTACGAGTGGCAGAGCAAATCCGGCGAATAA
- a CDS encoding LSM domain-containing protein: MSGRPLDVLEASLGETVTVHLKGGELYEGELSGYDQHMNLVIEDEDTTIIRGDNVVSIKP; encoded by the coding sequence ATGAGTGGACGACCGCTCGACGTGCTCGAGGCGTCACTGGGCGAGACAGTCACCGTACATCTCAAGGGCGGCGAGCTGTACGAAGGTGAGCTCTCGGGCTACGATCAGCACATGAATCTCGTCATCGAAGACGAAGACACAACGATTATACGCGGCGACAACGTCGTCTCTATCAAACCATGA
- a CDS encoding zinc-dependent metalloprotease codes for MGLYHSVQAVAGASGDGPIDWDAVASAAKSSTDPGSLALTDRQEVAYADDVRAARDRVRDVADIGFDLPETVEIQNRHHWIDANVETFERVMRPLEQQADLMPGVARVANTGSMAFALSFLGRNVLGQYDPLLLADDGDDHALYFVHPNIEQVASTLAVDPDRFRRWIAFHEVAHAAEFGAAPWLSDHLESTMEDAIGALTEGSIDRASLGELDTTMTAVEGYAELVMDRAFDDEYDDLRRKLDERRGGQGPVAKLVRRLLGLGMKRRQYERGKAFFDAVADERGVAGAGAVWDGPDSLPTDTELDDPAAWLRRVDP; via the coding sequence ATGGGATTGTACCACAGCGTGCAGGCCGTCGCCGGGGCCTCCGGTGACGGACCGATCGACTGGGACGCCGTCGCGTCAGCGGCCAAGAGTTCGACCGATCCCGGCTCGCTGGCACTCACCGATCGGCAGGAGGTGGCCTACGCCGACGACGTGCGTGCCGCTCGCGACCGCGTTCGCGACGTCGCCGACATCGGCTTCGACCTCCCGGAGACCGTCGAGATCCAGAACCGCCACCACTGGATCGACGCCAACGTCGAGACCTTCGAGCGGGTGATGCGTCCGCTCGAACAGCAAGCCGACCTCATGCCGGGCGTCGCCCGCGTCGCCAACACCGGCTCGATGGCGTTCGCGCTCTCGTTCCTGGGCCGGAACGTCCTCGGGCAGTACGACCCGCTCTTGCTGGCCGACGACGGCGACGACCACGCGCTGTACTTCGTCCACCCGAACATCGAACAGGTCGCGTCGACACTCGCCGTCGATCCCGACCGCTTCCGTCGCTGGATCGCCTTCCACGAGGTCGCCCACGCCGCGGAGTTCGGCGCGGCCCCGTGGCTCTCCGATCACCTGGAGTCGACGATGGAAGACGCCATCGGCGCGCTCACCGAGGGCTCGATCGACCGGGCCTCGCTGGGCGAGCTCGACACGACGATGACGGCCGTCGAAGGGTACGCCGAACTCGTCATGGATCGCGCCTTCGACGACGAGTACGACGACCTCCGGCGCAAGCTCGACGAGCGCAGAGGCGGCCAGGGACCGGTCGCGAAGCTGGTCCGCAGGCTGCTCGGGCTGGGGATGAAGCGCCGCCAGTACGAACGGGGCAAGGCCTTCTTCGACGCCGTCGCGGACGAGCGCGGCGTCGCGGGGGCCGGCGCGGTCTGGGACGGTCCCGACTCGCTACCGACCGACACCGAGTTGGACGATCCCGCCGCGTGGCTCCGTCGCGTCGACCCGTGA
- a CDS encoding DUF4129 domain-containing protein produces MVPTHRTAARTNAPTRQLLIVATCVVGLLVAAAAMPATAPQPTPPEFLSGESDCQILFSEDPVAGHELTTTVLYDEEPVSDSPVWFNGERVGRTDEDGRVVGTVPYEQTLQVRVELPGGGSCEASIDTGDSDAPLKTVDRSGLGVAALDGVAQQQAQNGSGAYPVRGRIDLSVDEQPYPGETTTLRATIQGNPVADATVSVDGRTIGRTDADGTIEIRAPIEGDRTLTVHVERGAFERETEIVVLRLDATIRTDALLALPGQNATVVARLGDRPAVNATALVGGERLGRTDADGHVEMTLPADPTARLTVATADQVATTPVLLAFAPTILLTVLAVLALVGVPAAGYSIAGRRGVAIGSGVAVSVLALAYVFLRFGRTIALLGSLALLAVVGLVAFLRSDYSAVEAARATAGWFRRLGRRLASDGLWLSGRLEAAVGSLERRLRRLWDRLMGPDATPLADAGRWLTSLPARLLALVRALARGPSWLGADESDRDDLAGESGDADDETTLSRRAQFRRVWRAFAGRVAPETWPRRTAGEVSRRAIDRGLSPEPVRELTDTFRAVEYGDESLTDGQVARARAALEEIRDDSEGGSA; encoded by the coding sequence ATGGTCCCTACGCACCGCACCGCCGCCCGGACGAACGCCCCGACCCGACAGCTCCTGATCGTGGCGACGTGTGTCGTCGGCCTCCTCGTCGCCGCAGCCGCCATGCCAGCCACGGCACCACAGCCGACGCCCCCGGAGTTCCTGAGCGGGGAGTCGGACTGCCAGATCCTCTTCTCCGAGGATCCGGTCGCCGGACACGAACTCACCACGACGGTCCTGTACGACGAGGAGCCGGTGTCGGACTCACCGGTGTGGTTCAACGGCGAACGCGTCGGCCGGACCGACGAGGACGGACGGGTCGTCGGCACCGTCCCCTACGAGCAGACCCTGCAGGTCCGGGTTGAACTGCCCGGCGGGGGCAGCTGTGAGGCCAGCATCGACACCGGCGACTCGGACGCGCCGCTGAAGACCGTCGACCGATCCGGCCTCGGTGTCGCCGCCCTCGACGGCGTGGCCCAGCAACAGGCTCAGAACGGGTCGGGCGCGTACCCGGTCCGTGGCCGGATCGATCTCTCGGTCGACGAACAGCCCTACCCCGGCGAGACGACGACGCTGCGGGCGACGATCCAGGGCAACCCCGTGGCCGACGCGACGGTGTCGGTCGACGGACGGACGATCGGACGGACCGACGCAGACGGCACGATCGAGATTCGCGCGCCGATCGAGGGCGACCGGACGCTCACCGTCCACGTCGAACGGGGGGCCTTCGAACGCGAGACCGAGATCGTCGTCCTCCGCCTCGACGCGACGATACGGACCGACGCACTGCTCGCGCTGCCGGGGCAGAACGCGACGGTCGTCGCCCGGCTCGGCGACCGCCCGGCGGTCAACGCCACGGCGCTGGTCGGCGGCGAGCGACTGGGTCGAACGGACGCGGACGGCCACGTCGAGATGACGCTTCCGGCCGACCCGACGGCACGGCTCACCGTCGCGACGGCCGATCAGGTGGCCACCACGCCGGTCCTGTTGGCGTTCGCGCCGACGATCCTGCTGACCGTCCTCGCCGTCCTCGCGCTCGTCGGCGTGCCGGCGGCCGGCTACTCGATCGCCGGTCGTCGCGGTGTGGCGATCGGCTCCGGCGTCGCCGTCAGCGTCCTGGCGCTCGCGTACGTGTTTCTCCGCTTTGGCCGCACGATCGCACTGCTGGGGTCGCTGGCGCTGCTGGCGGTCGTCGGACTCGTCGCCTTCCTCCGGAGCGACTACAGCGCGGTCGAGGCGGCCCGAGCGACCGCCGGCTGGTTCCGCCGTCTCGGCCGCCGACTGGCCTCCGACGGCCTGTGGCTGTCCGGGCGACTCGAAGCTGCCGTCGGGAGCCTCGAACGCCGTCTCCGGCGTCTGTGGGACCGACTGATGGGTCCAGACGCGACGCCGCTCGCGGACGCCGGCCGCTGGCTCACGTCGCTTCCCGCCCGCCTGCTCGCGCTCGTCCGCGCTCTCGCCCGCGGGCCGAGCTGGCTAGGTGCCGACGAGAGCGACCGCGACGACCTCGCGGGCGAATCCGGAGACGCGGACGACGAGACGACGCTCTCGCGGCGCGCACAGTTCCGCCGCGTGTGGCGTGCGTTCGCCGGTCGGGTCGCCCCCGAGACGTGGCCCCGGCGCACGGCCGGCGAGGTCTCCCGTCGGGCGATCGATCGCGGCCTCTCGCCCGAGCCGGTCCGCGAACTGACCGACACGTTCCGGGCCGTCGAGTACGGCGACGAGTCGCTCACCGACGGACAGGTAGCGCGGGCTCGCGCGGCCCTGGAGGAGATCCGCGACGACTCCGAGGGGGGGTCGGCGTGA
- a CDS encoding DUF6517 family protein produces MRTLAILLSVALVATTAGCGFLIGDEALAFESAPASVGDETLSETGYEQTLNESQTVSREFTVAGQSRQVNVTNHLAQYERSIDLGPLGEQRAAVFATFSSPEVSVASQTFNPLSDMSNRELLSQFSSSYDGLSVGQRVENRTHTVLGTETGVQKYGGTAELGGQSIDVYIHVTTVKHDGDYVVALGLYPQQLSGEETHVFAMLDGLQHGE; encoded by the coding sequence ATGCGCACACTGGCGATTCTCCTGTCGGTCGCGCTCGTCGCGACCACGGCCGGCTGTGGCTTTCTCATCGGTGACGAAGCGCTCGCGTTCGAATCCGCACCCGCGAGTGTCGGCGACGAGACCCTCTCGGAAACTGGCTACGAGCAGACGCTCAACGAGAGCCAGACGGTCTCTCGGGAGTTCACCGTCGCGGGCCAGAGCCGGCAGGTCAACGTGACGAACCACCTCGCACAGTACGAGCGCTCGATCGACCTCGGCCCGCTGGGCGAACAGCGGGCGGCGGTGTTCGCCACGTTCTCCAGCCCGGAGGTGAGCGTCGCCTCACAGACGTTCAACCCGCTCAGTGACATGTCCAACCGCGAGCTGCTGTCGCAGTTTAGCTCCAGCTACGACGGTCTCAGCGTCGGCCAGCGGGTCGAAAACCGGACACACACGGTCCTCGGAACCGAGACGGGCGTCCAGAAGTACGGCGGGACGGCAGAGCTGGGCGGGCAGTCCATCGACGTGTACATTCACGTGACGACGGTGAAACACGACGGGGACTACGTCGTGGCGCTGGGGCTCTACCCACAGCAACTCTCCGGCGAAGAGACACACGTCTTCGCGATGCTCGACGGCCTCCAGCACGGCGAGTAA
- a CDS encoding DUF58 domain-containing protein, protein MSRQSTRWRATVAAATLFAAAGLVARSGALLLAAVVPLVYLAYSLVTSGPGSVSLSVTRHVEPELSPPGTPVHVTLELTNEGDRPVSDLRVVDAVPADLAVTRGSPRTGVALEAGATTTIEYVLIARRGVHEFEPPRVRVRSLGGTSVTTLRPTVSGDTRLVCRLDADAPPIDDQGAQFVGDLTTDEPGEGLTFHSTREYRRGDDARRIDWRTYAKTGELTTIDYERRRAASVVLVVDARRISRVSAGPGRPTAVELSAYAATHAVTDFVASGHDVGVAVIGADGPGPAGLHWLAPESGDGQRSRAIDYFRTATEVTGGAPDIDRQLAELLDLVPPGAQLALFSPLLDDLPVEAVQAWRSQGYPAVVLSPDVVTDNTVGGQFEQVQRYTRLARCQATGARATDWRRGTPLPMALAYAFAADARLPSQRPTGTGGVP, encoded by the coding sequence ATGAGCCGGCAGTCGACGCGCTGGCGGGCGACGGTGGCGGCTGCGACGCTGTTCGCTGCGGCCGGGCTCGTGGCCCGCAGCGGCGCGTTACTCCTCGCCGCGGTCGTTCCGCTGGTGTATCTCGCGTACTCGCTGGTCACGAGCGGTCCCGGTTCGGTCTCGCTCTCGGTCACTCGCCACGTCGAGCCGGAGCTGTCGCCGCCGGGGACGCCGGTCCACGTCACGCTCGAACTGACCAACGAGGGCGACCGGCCGGTGTCCGACCTCCGCGTCGTCGACGCCGTCCCGGCGGACCTGGCGGTGACGCGTGGCTCTCCTCGGACGGGCGTGGCGCTCGAAGCCGGCGCGACGACGACGATAGAGTACGTGCTGATCGCTCGCCGCGGCGTCCACGAGTTCGAACCCCCGCGCGTCAGGGTCCGGAGCCTCGGGGGCACGAGCGTCACGACGCTGCGCCCGACTGTGTCGGGCGACACACGGCTCGTCTGCCGCCTCGACGCGGACGCGCCACCGATCGACGACCAGGGCGCGCAGTTCGTCGGCGACCTGACGACCGACGAACCGGGCGAGGGACTCACCTTCCACTCGACTCGGGAGTACCGGCGCGGCGACGACGCGCGCCGGATCGACTGGCGGACGTACGCCAAGACCGGCGAGCTGACGACGATCGACTACGAGCGCCGCCGGGCGGCCTCGGTCGTCCTCGTCGTCGACGCTCGCCGCATCAGTCGCGTCTCGGCGGGTCCCGGCCGACCCACGGCCGTCGAACTGTCCGCCTACGCGGCGACCCACGCGGTCACCGACTTCGTCGCCAGCGGTCACGACGTCGGCGTCGCGGTGATCGGAGCCGACGGTCCGGGGCCGGCCGGACTCCACTGGCTGGCCCCCGAGAGCGGCGACGGGCAGCGGTCCCGAGCGATCGATTACTTCCGGACGGCGACGGAGGTGACCGGCGGCGCGCCCGACATCGACCGCCAGCTGGCCGAGCTGCTCGACCTGGTACCGCCGGGCGCACAGCTGGCACTGTTCTCGCCACTGCTCGACGATCTGCCCGTCGAGGCCGTACAGGCGTGGCGCTCGCAGGGGTACCCCGCCGTCGTCCTCTCGCCGGACGTGGTGACGGACAACACCGTCGGCGGACAGTTCGAACAGGTCCAGCGGTACACGCGACTGGCTCGCTGTCAGGCGACCGGCGCGCGCGCGACGGACTGGCGACGGGGGACGCCGCTCCCGATGGCGCTGGCGTACGCGTTCGCGGCCGACGCACGGCTGCCGAGTCAGCGTCCGACCGGCACTGGGGGGGTCCCGTAG
- a CDS encoding DUF7269 family protein, producing MNRLAVGGGVASILLGVAALAAGVPETAETIVASAVALLAIFGVGVALWKLLASPGGDGLALPPPWTDDGALFDRAPERSRGEDALSGESFGAVLADAGQTARSEGTVEAGYDTVRPVLRRALVDALVIREGDRAAVEESLAAGSWTDHQIGAAVLDPGVDPPPRSLRARIEAWLFPERVVRRHLQIAVQAVAEAADDAVPTVPGQNASRSVPVSQPRLEDLQRGVDGTVQRAVDPLATARGPRPPGSEARGVAVGVEPADADGDAEVDESAEPVDDADEPARESDGSGDAGERDRFATDGGAR from the coding sequence GTGAACCGCCTCGCCGTCGGCGGCGGTGTCGCGTCGATCCTCCTCGGAGTCGCCGCGCTCGCGGCCGGCGTTCCGGAGACGGCGGAGACGATCGTCGCCAGCGCCGTCGCGCTGCTCGCGATCTTCGGCGTCGGCGTGGCGCTCTGGAAGCTGCTCGCCTCGCCGGGCGGTGACGGGCTGGCCCTGCCGCCGCCGTGGACCGACGACGGCGCGCTCTTCGACCGCGCGCCGGAGCGGAGCCGCGGCGAGGACGCCCTTTCGGGCGAGTCCTTCGGGGCCGTCCTCGCGGACGCCGGTCAGACGGCGCGCTCCGAAGGGACGGTCGAGGCCGGCTACGACACCGTTCGGCCGGTTCTCAGGCGCGCGCTCGTCGACGCGCTGGTGATCCGAGAGGGCGATCGAGCCGCCGTCGAGGAGTCGCTGGCTGCTGGGAGCTGGACCGACCACCAGATCGGGGCCGCCGTGCTCGATCCGGGCGTCGATCCGCCCCCGCGTTCGCTGCGAGCCCGGATCGAGGCCTGGCTCTTCCCGGAGCGCGTCGTCAGGCGACACCTCCAGATCGCCGTCCAGGCCGTCGCAGAGGCGGCCGACGACGCGGTGCCGACGGTGCCGGGCCAGAACGCGTCCCGCTCGGTCCCGGTCAGCCAGCCCCGACTCGAAGACCTCCAGCGCGGCGTCGACGGCACCGTCCAGCGCGCTGTCGATCCGCTGGCGACCGCCCGCGGCCCGCGACCACCCGGTAGCGAGGCCCGCGGGGTCGCGGTCGGTGTCGAGCCGGCCGACGCGGACGGCGACGCAGAGGTCGACGAAAGCGCCGAGCCAGTCGACGACGCCGACGAGCCGGCCCGAGAATCCGACGGGAGCGGGGACGCCGGAGAGCGGGACCGCTTTGCCACGGACGGTGGTGCGCGATGA